In the Sphingobacterium sp. PCS056 genome, CAAGTTGCTTTGTGCAGCGGAAAGCAACATCGCAGATTTTGCTTGAAAAGATAAATCGATGGTAGAATCTGATAGAACAATCGCTGCTGCTTTATTATAATAGTAGCCAGCTTCTTTTTGCCGTGACTCCATACTGCACACATTACCCAAGCCATTGTAGATAAGTGCCTTCATTTTAAGGTTGCCGTTTGTCGGTTCAATCAATTCGAGTGCTTGACCAATTAAAATACGGGCAGAATCTTTTCTCTGCATACCGTAGAGCCGCGCCAATTGATATTTTACCTCCACATGAAGCAGGGTATCTTTTAGGACAGACGGTTTCATAGCCATCTGCTGCCATACATGAAGCAGCGAGTCGCTGTTAGTAGATGCTAGGGTCACCTTTTTTAAGGTATCGATCTGCGTTGAAATGGATGTTTCTTGCTGAAAAATTGGATTGCTATGCTGATAGCAGGAGAAAAGCCAAAAGCATAGCGCTACACAAAGTATCAATCGTGTTGTTTGTCTCATTTTTTTATTGATAGTAGCGTCAATATCGCACTTTTTCGGCGCATGGAAATGGGAATTTCTTCTTTGTTTTTAAGTACGATATACTCTGAGCGGTTAATTCCTGTCACATACTGCCTATTGACCAGATACGATTGATGTGTCCGTAAAAAATGGGGTGCAGGCAGCAGGTCTTCATAATATTTGAGCGGTTTGGAAATGAGTTCTTCTGTGCCGTCACTGAAATAGAAAAATGTGTATGGCCCATCTCCTTTGCAATAGACAATATCATTTACGGATACAATCCGCATATTGTTGAGGGTACTCAGCACGATGCTTTCAGGAAGCTCGCCTACGGACATGCTATTCTGCGTCACTGACAATTGCTGCATCCATTGTGGATGGCTTTGGCGACGTCGTCGAAAGCGTTCCAGTGCTTCTTTGAGCTCGGTCTGGTCGACAGGTTTCAACAGGTAATCCAATGCTCCGAATTTGATCGCTTTAATGGCAAAATGATTGTATGCGGTAATAAAGATAATATTGGGAGGAATAGGATCGAGCTTTTTCAATAAATCGAAAGCTGTTCCATCACGAAGCTGTATATCCAATAAAACCACATCAGGTTGTGTCTCGACAATCAGATTTTGAGCTGTACGTACACTGTCTGCCCAACCCAGCAGTTCTGCATCTTTTTCCAATCCGATGAGAAAGCTGATCTCTTTACGGACGGCCGGCTCATCTTCGACAATAACAACTTTGATCATAAAGGTCATGTATTTATTTACGCTAAAGATAATATATTACTGGGTTTGTTGCTTTAGTTCGTTTACAATTCGTTTGTAGTTTTTACAAACCGTCTAAAAATCCTCAAGTTGACACTTTTTAAGTTTTGTCCTCGCAATGAGACCAGAATTGCGAGCTCTTATAGTTCAAATTAGGCCAGTTGTCATCATTGTGTGACGGATTGTAAACCGGAAATAGCGAATCATAAAGGATTTGCACATCTAAGCACAATGGGTATTATTTTTAATCATCAATTAACGCCTAGGCTTGTCCTACGCAATGGTTTTACTAAAAAAATGAAAAAATGAAAAAATTATTTATGAGTATGGTAGCGCTGACTGTGATGTCATCAGCTGCCTTTGCAGATTCAGGTGAAAAAGCTGCTGCAGAAAAATCGGTTAATACAACCACTGTACACAAAATGAAGGTCGGGACAAATGTAGTTCATGTAACGGAGGAAGTGAAACAAACCCAGACGGGAAATGCTGTCGGTCAAACCTGTGTGTATACCCTCAGAGTTTATAATTCGTCTGGACAGCTGACCACTACACATAACCACAGTTATGAGCTGGGGGCCGAAAATGGTTACGGATTCTCTTGGGATAATTGCGGAGCTTATTTTAAACATATGAGAACCAGCTATATGCATATTTATCAAGCAGTTGTCTACAACGTAGGTTAATGAATTATGTTTAGCCTTTTTGGGTAACGAAGAAGGGCTTTCCTAGTTGCGACATTTTTTTCGCAAGAATAAGAAGGGCTTTTAGTCTTGTATATGATATCTACTAGAAGGGCGCTGTTTCCTATTGCTGTCGATGACGCATATAGGAAACAGCACTTTCATCACTTTTAAATTTATGAAATACTACTTATTATTTCTCCTATTATACTGTTCAGCCGATTATGTACAGGCGCAAAAATTGCAAGTCGAGTATGAATATATTCCTTCTGCTATGGCGACTTTTCGTGAACAGGTGTATTATGCCGATGCTGTGAAGACTGCAGTACGCGATTCTATAACGGTCGCTTCTGCTGCAGGCGATGCGGAAAATGATGAATTATCTGCTGATTTTTCGATGATGCTGAATACCGGTACAAACTACAGGAGCATCGTGATACAGAAAGATGGGAATAGTGACTTGGTGGAAACGCGTACACTCCAAGGAAAGAATTATTTGGTGACAGATAAATTTCCTGATATCGAATGGAACACCAACTATACGGAAACGGACACCTTGGGTCAGTATATCTGTCATAAGGCGACAGCGAAATATCGAGGTACGACATTGATCGCTTACTACACAAATGAAATTCCGGTACCGGCCGGCCCTTACAAATTTGGAGGACTTCCGGGACTGATCGTGATGTTGTACAATGAAAGTGCTAACCCGAATTACTGGATGCTCAAAAAAGTCTCCTATCCCTACAATGGGGATATCCCGGTAGATGAAAAATATATCCTTTCGTTGCCTAAATTATCATTGGAAGATTATGTCAAGAAAGATGAGGTACTGATAGAAGAACAGATGCGCATCATGGAAAGCAAAATGCCTGTAATGGATGGTGTGACGGTGGAAAGAAATAAAGTACGCGGTACTGTTGAGCAGGTTTATGAATGGGAATCAGTTAAAGGAAAATGATTAATCATGTTGGTCTGTATCGCTATCTATTGATGATCGGCCTATGGTCTGTCGTTTATTGTGTGCAGGCGCAGGTAGCTATTCATGGACAGGTAACGACTGCGGGGGTGCCCCTCGGAGGGGTTCGGGTAGATGCCCGCCTAGCGGGAACTTCGGCCTTGATAGCTTACTCTTTTACAGATGGGAATGGCAGATACCGTTTACTTATAGGTCAAACAGGTAAAATTGCTGTCAGCTTCAAATCATTAAGCTATGAACCGGTGACAAAAGTAATTGGACCGACGCTGACTGACACCTTGATTAACATAGCGCTTATAACTGGCGGTGTGGAGCGACTGCAGGAGATAGTGGTTAACGCAAAGCGTCCTTATAGACGTGGCAGGGATACTATAGAACTGGATGTAAAATCATTTCTGCAGGGCGATGAACGTAACGTGGAGGATCTGCTGAGAAAGATTCCCGGACTGAATATCGGTAGCGATGGCAGTATCAAAATTGGTGAAAAGGAAGTCGAGAAAGTCATGATAGAAGGAGATGATTTTTTTGAAAAGGGCTATCGTTTATTGACACAAAACATGTCGGTACAACCGTTGGATAAAGTGCAGGTATTACAACGTTATTCGAACAATAAACATTTGAAAGGGATTGAAAATTCAGATAAAGTCGCATTGAACCTACAACTTAAAGAAGACAGTAAAAATCAATGGCTGGGTTCGGTATCAGCTTCTGGAACGCCGTTCGAACCGTTATTTTACCAAGCCAATATTCATGTGATGAACTTTGGAAAAAGAAACAAGTTTTATTTGTTGGGAACAGCTAATAATAACGGTGTAGATGCCGTGGGCAGTATCAATCATTTGCTTTACTCGGGACAAACTGGTGAACCTGGCCAAATCGGTGTCGGTCTCACCACTCCCACTCTTATCGACAATACTCCCGACCTACCGGGTTTTGATTATAGAAGGACTAATTTTAATCATGATAAGCTACTGTCTTTCAATACGATCTTGAATCCTTCAAAGCGTCTCAAGATCAAATGGCTAGGTTTTGCAAATCCAACAAAAAAAACGTTCTACCGAAATACAGTGCAAGAATATGATATTGAGGATATTCAATTTAGCTATACTGAAGGATATAAACTTGATAAGAAAATAAATAATTATTATTCCAGATGGGAGATGCAATATGATGTCAACAGTCGCTCTACTTTGATCTACACCGGAAGTCTGGGATCACTGGGTAAATACGATAATGGGGCTCTGCTGCTTAATGGCGAAGGTACCACAGAACTGAGCAAAATGAAGGGCTTTCTGACCAACCAGCTCTTAACACATACTTATAAGCTGTCGGACAACGAAGCTATTGTGAGTTCTGCCCGTTGGATTATGCAAAAATCACCATTGGATTATCATATCGATCAATATTATTACGAGGACCTGTTTCAGATTAAAGGGATCTCGAATGTCGACCAGCATGCCAAAAATGACCTTCAGTATGTCGGGGTCACATCGCATTATGTAAAGAGACAGCAAGGTGGTGACTTTATGGAAGTGGCTATTGCCAATGAATACAAGAATCAGACACTGGTGACTGACTTTATATTGCAGCGGGAAGATGGCAGCCAAATCCGCCCTTCGGGATTTTCAAATGGGATCAATTTTAGGACCAATAATACGCATTTCATGACCAAGTATACTGTAAAAAGAAGGAAGTGGGAATTGACCCCCCAGTTGCGTGCGGGATTTATACAGCGTGATTTACGTCATGATGGCATCGCAACGAGTCAAAATAACTGGTTGATTTCTCCGAGCTTGTCTACAAAATGGTTAATACATCCTAAGGGGAAGCTGGAAGGCGAACTTTCTTTCCAACAAACTAGTACTGAGCTGATGGATGTCGCGCCAAATTATTTTAATACTGGCGTCCGGAATTTTGTAAAAGGCCTCGACGAGATGGCTACATTGAACAACTCTGCTGCGGTAATCACCTATGCCTATGGTAATATGCTGGATAAATTTTTCGCCAATTTCTCCTTTGGTCATCAAACAATGTTTGATTACATCAGTAGCCAACGCATACTAAATCCTAATTTTAATCTAACGGAGAAGATATTGCTGAAAGATAAAAAAACAATGTTTTATAAAGCACAACTCAATTATTATGTCAAGTTGGTAAATGGGAATTTCAGGTTGGATATGGGGGCAGATTTTTCAGCTTATGAAGCCAGTATCGTCGGTGTAGGAAGGCGTAGCATTGCTTCCAGTTCCTACGACTATGGTGTGTCATTTAGAAGTGTGTGGAAATCCAGATTGAACATACATACCGGATCGCAGATACAGATTAGATCTTTCAAGAGTGACAACCAAGATAAACTAAAAAATACCTACAGTTTTCTGCATTTTTTCTTCCATGTTGTCAAGGATATTCAGGCCAATATGAAAAATGAAGCCTATCATTTTGGTGATTTTCTCTCTGAATCGCCCAAAACATATTTCTTTTCGGATCTTTCTCTTTCTTATGATGCCAAGAAAATCAAGACCAAATTTAATATATCGGCCAAAAACCTATTTAACAACCGTCAATTTAGGAATGCCATTGTTACTGATACATATCGGGCTGTAACCGAATACCGCCTTTTGCCGCGCTATTTTGCGCTGGGGATCAACTATAATTTTTGATGAATATTTGGATGGTATAGTTTCTGTGGATTGGCATGTACCAGTACCGCGTCTACATCTAAGCAAAAACATTGTACTCTTTTTTTGTAGTTTGCGTGGAAAGCTCTAGATTACGAAAAAGTAAGCTCTTCATTATTAAAACCAACACTTTATTTAATGAGCTTACATGACGAGAAGAACTTCCCACTAAGTTCAATCGTCTACATTCCTTTGTAATATCCCCGATTATTGGGATGCGCTAGTAGAACTATTCTATGTAATTTTGAATAACAGATCAACGATGCTCCTACTCAAACTTAAGGAGAGGTTAAAAATATTTTCAACGCGATTATGGTCATGCAAAATCCTGCAACTATGACACGAAGTGAAAAAACAGGGCGATTAAAGCATTTATTATAGCCACTTAAAAACAGCAAGGAGT is a window encoding:
- a CDS encoding LytR/AlgR family response regulator transcription factor — translated: MIKVVIVEDEPAVRKEISFLIGLEKDAELLGWADSVRTAQNLIVETQPDVVLLDIQLRDGTAFDLLKKLDPIPPNIIFITAYNHFAIKAIKFGALDYLLKPVDQTELKEALERFRRRRQSHPQWMQQLSVTQNSMSVGELPESIVLSTLNNMRIVSVNDIVYCKGDGPYTFFYFSDGTEELISKPLKYYEDLLPAPHFLRTHQSYLVNRQYVTGINRSEYIVLKNKEEIPISMRRKSAILTLLSIKK
- a CDS encoding GLPGLI family protein; translated protein: MKYYLLFLLLYCSADYVQAQKLQVEYEYIPSAMATFREQVYYADAVKTAVRDSITVASAAGDAENDELSADFSMMLNTGTNYRSIVIQKDGNSDLVETRTLQGKNYLVTDKFPDIEWNTNYTETDTLGQYICHKATAKYRGTTLIAYYTNEIPVPAGPYKFGGLPGLIVMLYNESANPNYWMLKKVSYPYNGDIPVDEKYILSLPKLSLEDYVKKDEVLIEEQMRIMESKMPVMDGVTVERNKVRGTVEQVYEWESVKGK
- a CDS encoding TonB-dependent receptor — protein: MINHVGLYRYLLMIGLWSVVYCVQAQVAIHGQVTTAGVPLGGVRVDARLAGTSALIAYSFTDGNGRYRLLIGQTGKIAVSFKSLSYEPVTKVIGPTLTDTLINIALITGGVERLQEIVVNAKRPYRRGRDTIELDVKSFLQGDERNVEDLLRKIPGLNIGSDGSIKIGEKEVEKVMIEGDDFFEKGYRLLTQNMSVQPLDKVQVLQRYSNNKHLKGIENSDKVALNLQLKEDSKNQWLGSVSASGTPFEPLFYQANIHVMNFGKRNKFYLLGTANNNGVDAVGSINHLLYSGQTGEPGQIGVGLTTPTLIDNTPDLPGFDYRRTNFNHDKLLSFNTILNPSKRLKIKWLGFANPTKKTFYRNTVQEYDIEDIQFSYTEGYKLDKKINNYYSRWEMQYDVNSRSTLIYTGSLGSLGKYDNGALLLNGEGTTELSKMKGFLTNQLLTHTYKLSDNEAIVSSARWIMQKSPLDYHIDQYYYEDLFQIKGISNVDQHAKNDLQYVGVTSHYVKRQQGGDFMEVAIANEYKNQTLVTDFILQREDGSQIRPSGFSNGINFRTNNTHFMTKYTVKRRKWELTPQLRAGFIQRDLRHDGIATSQNNWLISPSLSTKWLIHPKGKLEGELSFQQTSTELMDVAPNYFNTGVRNFVKGLDEMATLNNSAAVITYAYGNMLDKFFANFSFGHQTMFDYISSQRILNPNFNLTEKILLKDKKTMFYKAQLNYYVKLVNGNFRLDMGADFSAYEASIVGVGRRSIASSSYDYGVSFRSVWKSRLNIHTGSQIQIRSFKSDNQDKLKNTYSFLHFFFHVVKDIQANMKNEAYHFGDFLSESPKTYFFSDLSLSYDAKKIKTKFNISAKNLFNNRQFRNAIVTDTYRAVTEYRLLPRYFALGINYNF